ATCAGCTTCGGTAAACTCGTTCGTCCGTACGTCATTGGTCAGCACCTCTGTCCGGTGGGTTCAAGACCGCCATCCGGTGCTCGGGTCACGTCCTCGAAAGCGTGGGACAGCGCCGCCCTCGTCGTCCCGGCTCGCCGTCCGTCGTCACATGACCCGATGCACGTGGCAGTCATATCCGAGGCCGTTGGCTTGCGGCATGGGCATACCGGCCTATGCCTCGACGCCGCCGCAGCCGCTCGCCGTCCCGGGAGCATCTCCAGGCGTTCCTGGAAGGCGCAGAGCGCGCTGGTCTTCCCGGAAGGGCGCCGGAGGCCCGGGCACGGTCGATGATACGGCGACGTGTTCCGTGGAGATCATGCCCACGGACAGGGGCTGTGCGCGGCGCCTCGCGACGCGCCGACAGCAGGCGGTGCTGGCGTTCATCGTGGCGTGCCTCGCCGCCGTGCTCCTCTCCCCGGTCCACCTGACGCGGCGTCACCCGGGCGCCCTCGTCGTGTCCATCGAGTTCGACGACACGCTGGCGGATCAGCTCTCCGCGCGCTCCATCCTCGCCGAGCACAGGATGCATGCCACGTTCTTCGTGAACAGCGGTGCGCTCGACCGCCCTGGCTACCTGACGGTCGCGCAGCTCCGCGCGCTCGCGTCCGACGGCCATGAGATCGGCGGCCACACCATCAATCACGTGCGGCTGCCCGGGCTCAAGGTCAGCGAGCAGCGCCGGCAGATTTGCGATGATCGCCGCGCCCTCCTCGCGCTGGGCTTCGCCGTGAGCGACTTCGCCTACCCCTGGGGCGCTCACGACAGCGTCAGCGTCGAGCTGGTGCGCTCCTGCGGTTACGACAGCGGAAGGCGCGCGGGCGGGCTCGCGTTCCCCTCGTGCATCGTGTGTCCACGGGCGGAGTCCATCCCTCCGCGCGACCCCACCGCCACCCGCGCGCCCGGCTCCCTCAGCCGCAGCCAGGGCGTCTCCACGATCCAGGCTATCATCCGCAGCGCGCAGCAGGACGGCGGATGGATACAGCTCATCTTTCACCATGTCTGTGACGCCTGCGGCAAGTACAGCATCTCCAGACAGGACTTCTCCACACTCCTGGACTGGCTCGCGGAGGAGCGCGACGCGGGCCGCCTCGTCGTCCTGACGGTGCGGCAGGTGATCCACGGCGAGGTGCCTCGCTAGGCTGCCTGTGGCGTGGACGAGGCGCCCCCGATGCGGATCAGTCGCGGAGCGGAGGAGCCGCGCTCGTCCCGCGAGGGGTCGCGTCCCCTCGGGCGGCGCCTCCGGCGCTGCTCATCGGCCGGCGGAAGAGCGTCGCGTCGTCGTGCGCGCGCAGGGCCAGGACGAGCTCGGCGTGCGCCCACCCGAGGGGCGCCGCCGAGCCGGTCGGCTGGCCGGCGCGGGGCCCGCGATCGAAGACCTGCTCCGGCAGCATCTGGGACGCGGTCGCGAAGCGCCCCATCGCGTCGAGGTAGGGGCGCATCCTCTTGCGCGCCGCCGCCGGCGAGCTGGGCTTCTCGAGCGCCCTCGCGAGCTCGTACTCGGCCCTCTCGCCCGTGAGAATCGGCCATAACATGCCTCCTGTCCGCTCACCGGAGAGCGGGTCGAAGCCATACCCGTCGCCGACATAGCGATAGAATCCCGGGCCGACCCCGGGGACCTCGACGCGCAGCGCGGCGTCGCAGGCCGCGAGCGAATCGGCGATGTTCGCCGCGAGCGCCGGGCGCACCCCGAGGACGACGAGCCTGAGGAAGCCGCAATCGACGATGTCGCGCTCCAGCCAGGAGCGCCCCCGCAAGACGTAGCGTCGCTCGTCGTTCGGGTCCCTCGGTGCGTCCGGGCTGCCGGTCCCGTCGACGCGCACGAAATACCGCCCGTTGGCGGTGCCCCCCTGGGTGGTGAACGTCCAGCCGTCGATCTGCCGGGCCCAGCGCTCGGCCGTCTCTCTGTACCGGGCCTCGCGCTCGGGATCACCCATCGCGCCAGCGATCTCCGCGGCATGGACGAGCGCTGTGCAGACGAAGGCCAGGGTCGACGGCGAGACGCCCGAAACCTCCTCCCATCGATCGAGCGGGGTCCAGGGGCCGAAGGCGACAAGGAAATCGGCGGCGCGGCGCGCGAGATCCCAGCACGCACCGGCCGCGACGAGCCGCTCCTCGACCACGTGATAACAGAGGTCGATCGGCTGCGCGACCTGATCGAGCTCCAGGCCTCGCCAGTACGGCTCTCCGTCGGACCAGGTGTTCTGGTAGAACGAACCCTCCTTCGAGACATGGAGAGAGCCGAAATCCCAGGTGCCGTCCGACGCGGAGAGCTGGATACCTTTCATGAACCGCATCGCGGCCACGGGCGAGCGCGTGTCGCCTGCGGCGAGCAGCGCGAGCGCGATCTGGCTGAGATCACGCGGCCACACGAGGTGGTAACCGCCCGTGATCGTGCTCGACGTCCTCGGCGAGATCGCGCTCGCCCGGTCGAGCCTGACGTCGCCCCAGGGCACGGACGGCGACGCGATGAAGGCCCCAGGGTGCGCCCTGTCCTCGAGGGACTTCATCACCGCCACCGAGCTCCGGTAGAGGCGCGCGAGGTCGGGCGAAGCGCTCCCGAGCGGGCGGAGGGACGCCTGATAGGCGCGCCACTGGGCGCGGTACCTGTCGAGGAGCGCGTCGGGGTCCTCGCCGAGCGACGCCTGGGCGGCGCGGTGGGCCTCGTCGATGTCGCGTCCGAAGCCGAGCGCCAACGTGAGCTCACAGACCCCGGGCGAGAGCGGGAGATCCAGCTCCCCGGTCAGCACGACGTCCCCGTCTTTCGCGTCGCGGTAGTGCGCGGTCAACGTGCGGTGGTTCTGCAGGTCCCGATATCCGTCGCTCTCGGTCCCCGAGAAGCCGGCTGTGGCGTCGCGCCAGCGGATGGAGGTCACGAGGGCCTGGGCGAAGGGGCCTTGCCAGGCGAACAGCCCCGCTCCCGGCACGCCTCCGGTGCTCGCCATCGCGCTGTCACCGAGTGGCGTGTTCCCCGCGCTGGGGTTGTGAAGGACGAAGAACCTGAGCCCTCCGACTTTCCTGGTGATCCTCAGGCGCTGCAGGACCACGTCCCTGTCGGGATCGGCGAAGATGATCTTCTCGATCCTGAACCTGCCGCCCGGATCCTCCGTGATCACCCGGAAAGCCGGCACGCCGCGCTCGATCCAGCGGACGCTCCGCCGCGCGTCTCGCCGCTCCTCGAAGAGGCCTCTGTCGGCCGCCGTGACGAGCAGCTGGCTGTCCCGCGTCTGCGGGGTATCGTTCGTCGGCCAGAACACCTCGGTCAGGATGCCGCTCGCTCCGGTGAACCATACATTGCTGATCGGGGCCGTGTCGGAGCGCGCCGAGTACTTGAGGTCCTCGTCGTAGCTCTCGTACGCGGCGCCGAAGAGATCCTTGGAGCCTTGAGACCAGCTTCCCGCGGACGAGGACCCGGGCGCCACGCCCGAGGGCGTTGCGGCGCGCGCCACGCCAGCGAGCGGGAGCGAGGCGCCAAGGGCTGCGAACAGCAACGTTCTCCCGAGATTTCGCATGGACCGGCTCCGACCTGCGATGAACGCGCCGCGCGTCGGTCTCGAAGCGTGCAACGCCCGGTCCATTGACGCCCAGCCCACCGCCCTCAACGCATGGCCGACGCTCCTCCGCTGGGGTCATCGGCCTAGCGCGGCGCTGTGTGCGTCTCCTGCGCGCGCCGGCGTGAGCACCGAGGTTCCCCTGGGGCAGCGCGCGTTCCGCCATCCCGCCCGCGCGCCGCCGCGAGGCAGGCCGGTCGCCGCTGTCGCACGCGGTGAAGCAGGAAGAGCGCCATGAAGCGGACAGCCGCGCGTCGGGCTCGACCTGGAGCGGCGTACCTGACGTGCTCGCGCGGCAAAGAGGGAGGTTGTGGGGGGAACTCCTGGATCGACAGGAGGCGGCTTGTCCAGGCATGGCAGTAATAGCAATCCAGGTGCCGCGACGCGGAGCGACCGTCTCCCGCCATGGAGGGTGGTCCTGGGGCCGCAGGAGCGCCCTTCTGCTGTTGCGCCAGTGCACGGATTCGAGCAGCCCCTCGCCGCCACTGTTGCTCCAGCAGCAGCTCCTCCGCAGCTTGAGCAGCAAGCTCGTCGCTGACCATCGCTCTCCCCAGAAAAGAGCGTCACCACGCGATGTCCACTTTCGCTCGGCCAGTCCATCCGTTATAGTGGACAAATCGTCCGTTCGATAGTTCGCGACGGACGCCCAACGGAAGGGAGCTTTGCATGAAACAGCTGTTCAAGCTGCTCGCCCTGGTGCTCGCGCCGCTCGTCATCGCGCTGAGCGCCCAGGCTGCAGAAAAACCGAGCGAGATCCGCGTCGCCAACCCGGGCGTGGGCGTCGGCAATCGCCCGGTGGTGGGGGGCTCGGCCTGGTCGCTGCTCAACCTGAACAGCGCGCTCGAGAGTGAATTCAAGAGCGATGGGGTGCCGGTGCGCTGGAACTTCCTGCGCGGCGCCGGACCGGCGGTGAACGAGACGTACGCCAACGGGTTGACGGATTTCTCGCTGCTCGGCGATCTGCCGTCGATCATCGGCCGCGCCGGCGGCCTGAAGACGCGCATCCTCGCGAGCGGGCCGAAGAGCAACCTGTACATCGCCGTGCCCGCGGACTCGCCGATCCAGAGCGTCAAGGATCTCAAGGGCAAGCGCTTTGCGGTGTTCAAGGGCACCTGCCTGCAGCTCTCGGCGGCGCGCATCCTGGAGGCCAACGGGCTCAGCGAGCGCGACACCCGCGCCATCAACATGGACAACGCGACCACCAAGGCGGCCCTGGCGACCAAGGACGTCGACGCCGCCATCGGCGGCCCTGACCTGCTCGCCCAGCGCGATCAAGGCATCGTGCGCATCATCTATTCGACCAAGGGCGACCCCCGCTATACCTGCAACAGCACCATCATCGGCTCGGACGACTTCATCCGAAAGTACCCCGAGATCACCAAGCGCGTGGTGCGGCAGTACGTCCTGGCAGCGAAGTGGCTCGCGGATCAGGAGAAGGACCTGAGCGCGGCATACCGCGTCTGGTCGCGCTCCGGCGTCCCGTTCGCCGCCTTCAAGGAGGACTGGGCCGGCGAGTCGGTGCGCGACAGGGACAGCCCGCTCGTGGACGCGTACGTGATCGCTCGCTACAAGACGAGCATCGCCGACGCCAAGCGCCTGGGCCTCATCCGCACGACGTTCGACTTCGAGCCCTGGGTCGACCGCAGCTTCCTCGATCAAGTCCTGAGAGAGGAGAAGCTCGAAGGTTTCTGGAAGCCCCGCACGCTGCCCTGACGCAGCCAGGAGCTCGAAGCGGAGCTGCCGGGTGAGGCGACCCGAGCTTCTGCCGCGCGCTGTCGTGCGCGGCGCTGGCGGCGCTCGGCGAGCCTGGTACCCTGGCCCCGCGATGAGGGTCGACGAAGAGGTCGTGGTGATCGTGCGCGGGCTGGAGGTGGTCGTGGAGCGCGCCGGCGGGCTGTTCCTCGGCCGGCGCGACACCATCGAGGCGTTCGCCGATCCGCCCGTGTTCCTCGGCAGGTTCGAGGGTCGCGGCTGGTACGCGGCGCGAGCTCGGCCCAGCGTCGAGCTTCCGGCCGAGCTCGCGTTCGCCTCGGTCCGCTCCCTCTTCTCCGAGCTGCCCGAGCCCACGTTGCACATCCTGGGGCGCGCGCTCGCTGGTGTCGAGTTCGCCGAGACGCACCGCTATTGCGGGCGCTGCGGAACCGCCACCCAACAGGACGCCGCGGCCTCGGACGGGCGCGAACTCAGCGTCGGTGAGCAGACGCGGCGCTGCCCGAGCTGTGGGTTGAGCGTGCACCCGCGGATCGCGCCCGCCGTGATCGTGCTGGTGGAGCGCGACGATCGCGTGCTCCTGGCGCGCAGCGCGCGCTTTCCGCCCGGGCGCTTCAGCGCGGTGGCGGGCTTCGTGGAGATCGGCGAGTCGCTCGAGCAAGCGGCTGCGCGCGAAGTCGGCGAGGAGGTCGGCGTTCAGATCCGAGATCTGAAGTACTTCGACAGCCAGCCGTGGCCGTTCGGCCGCTCGCTGATGATCGGCTTCTCGGCCACGTATGCCGGCGGCGCGCTCACGCCGGACGGCCACGAGATCGTCGAAGCCGACTGGTTCTCGCGCGAGCAGCTGCCCGACCTCCCACCCAAGGTCAGCATCGCGCGCCGTTTGATCGACGCCTTCGTCCAGCGCTCCGCGCCGCTGTCTTGAGCAACGGCGCACGCCAGGCCATCCCCTCGGCGACCGACGTCGCCTATTTCGCGGCTTGGTCGTTCGCGTAGGGGTTGAGCTCGTTCGTGTAGACGCGGCTCAGGGCGATCTCCCCCGGCTTGAGCTCGCCGCTCTTGACCATCCAGTCGATCCATACTTGAAAATCGCGCTCCGTGATCAGGCCGCCCTTGCCGGCGACGCCGTAGCTGCGCCAGAACTTGATGGCCGAGTCCTCCTCGTTCCGGCCGCGCTTCTTCATCAGCGCGATGCAGCGCGCCACCACCGTCTCGCGCGGGGTGTCCCGGGCCCACTCGATGGCCTTGGCCGTCGCCTCGACGAAGCGCCGCGCGGTCTTGGGGTTTTCCTTGATGAAGCTCGTCTTCATCACGTAGCTGCCCGCGGTGAACTTGCCGTAGAGCTCGTAGTCCGAGAACAGCGAACGGATGCCGCCGCGCTCGAGCGCGCGATCGCGGTAGATGTCGCCGAGCGTCGCCACGTCGACCTGCTTCTCGCGGAGCAGCTGCTCGCCGTTCACCGGGGGAATGACGAGCAGCGTGACGCGCCGGGCTTCCTCCGGCGTGAGCTGGCCCCGCGACAGAAACTCCTTGACCATGAACTCGCTGTGGGCGCCGAGCGTGTTCATGGAGATCGTCTTGTCCAGCAGATCGCGCGCGGTGCGCAGCGGGCTGTCGTTCAGCACGTAGAAGCCGCTCTGGCGTTGCTCGTCGACACCGTAGTAGCCCGCGACGGCGATGATGGGCGCCTTGGCCGCGATCAGCTTGATGATGGCGCCGTTGAAGGCGCCGCCGAAGTCGGTGTCGCCGGTGACCACGGCCTGCACGCTCTGGGGGCCGCTCACCGTGCTGCCGACGAAATGCAGGCGGATCGGCGCGAGGTAACCGAGATCTTCCGCGAGCTCGATCGGCGACACCGTGCCGTTGTTGCCCTGATAGCGGAGCTCGAGCGTCTCGAACTCGCTCCCCGATCCGGCGGCGGAGGCGCGCGAAGCGTCGTCGCGCGAGCAGCCCGCCGCGCCGCACGACACCAGCAGGGCGAAGAGGTGGACGGCACGCAACGCGGCGCGGAGCAGGCCAGCAGGGATGGGGCGCAGAGGAGCCATATCCGTTATATTAGACGATCATCCGCTACAGTACAAGCCTCTACTCTTGCCGACGAACTCGCGCGTGCGTCGGAACGCGTGGCGCTCGACGCACCTGGCACAGGTTTTCCTTGAACGCTGTCTTGCATCAAACCGCGCGGTTTTGTCGGGATGCTCCCACGCGCGGCCCTGGCACTCTCTGGCACAGGAGCGAATCCAATGACAGACCTTCGACCTGCCCGGCTTCATTTCGGCCCCGTGTTCTCGCTCGCGATCGCCCTTTCTGGCGCGCTCGCGGGCTGCGGACCGATCGGCTGGACGACCTGTGAGTACGACGGCGTCGACTACGGCCCCGGCGACGAATTTCGTGACAAGGACGGGTGCAACAGCTGCTCCTGCACGGAGGACGGGAACGTCGCGTGCACCGATATGGCGTGTACCTCCGAGTGCACGTGGGGAGGGGTCATCCACGCGCCGGGTGCTTCGTTCCCTGCCGGGGACGGGTGCAACAGCTGCTTCTGCATGGAGGACGGGAACGTCGCGTGCACCCTGGTGGACTGCAGCGGCGGCTGCACCTACGACGGGCTCCCGTACATGCCCGGCGACTCGTTCCCGGCGTCCGACGGCTGCAACACCTGCACCTGCGATCCCTCGGGCTCCGGAAGCGTCGGCTGTACCAAGATCGCGTGTCACGGCTGTGAACGAGACGGCATCGGTTACGCGGCGGGGGCGCCGGTCCCACCGGGCGACGGCTGCAACACCTGCACGTGCAACGCGGACGGCGAAATCGTGTGCACGGACGTGGCTTGCCCGGAGGGCTGCACGTATGGAGGCGTGGAGCACATGCCGGGCGACAGCTTCCCTGCCCTCGACGGCTGCAACACCTGCACGTGCGGCGGGGATGGCAGCGTCGCATGCACGGAGAAAGGCTGTACGGAGGCCTGCACCTACGGAGGTGTGAAGTACAAGCAGGGCGACAGCTTCCCCTCCCTCGACGGCTGCAACACCTGCACCTGCACCGCCGGCGGGGGCGTGGCGTGCACCGAGCGCGCTTGCGGCTGCGACGCGTCGAGCGAGTGGTGGCGCCAGTACGTGAGCACCAGCCCGGAGGAGTGCGCGGTCATCGACTTCGCGTGCACCGGAGGCCTGACCTATGTCTCCAACGAGTGCGGGTGCGGCTGCGAGCAGGACCCGAGCTGCCCGCCCTCGTTCAACTGCATGCCACCTCAGGCGTGCGATGTGGACGAGATCGAGAAGCGCTGCCCGTACTCCACGATCGCCTTCTGAGCGGAAACATTGCGCTCGGCCCACGAGGACCCGCGCGCTGCGCGGCGACCGAGCTGTTGGGAGCCGCCTTGAACGAGCCGCGGCGCAGATCACGGCGCCAGGCCGAGCGCGCGGCGGCCGAGATCGTGAGCGCCCTGCGTCGCCGCCAGCGCCTCCGCGCCCGCGAGCTCCGCGAAGGCGCGCGCGTGGAAGCGCTCCTCTGGCAGGATGCGCTCGAACACCGCGCGCACGTCGGGGGGCGCCTCCGGGTCGGCGGCGATGACCTCGATGCGCTCGAGGCGCATGCGCTCGGAGTGCGCGCCCACCGCGCACCCGGTCTCGAGATTGCGGACGATATCGAGGGTCTCCTTCCAGTAACGCTCGCGCTTTGCACCGATCTTCGGCTCGATCCCGCGGGCGGTGAGCAGGTCGCCCACCCAGACGGCGTGGCGGCGCTCCTGCCCGGCGATGACGCCGAGGATCCGGTGCGCGCGCGTTCCGGGCTCGGCGAACGCGTCGCGCAGCATCTCGATGCGGCCGGCCGCGGTGGCCTCGCCGCGGTATTGATCCAGGAGCCAGGCGACGAGCGCCTCCGGATCCTTCTTCACTGCCTCCCACCAGGCGTGGCTGTCTCGGAGAACGACGGGATTCGAAGCGTTCATGGCGGCCTCCTTCGACGTTCGATCTGGGGGACCGGACCATCGGCGTCGACTAGAATGATCGGATATGCCATCGGCTGGACCGATACTCGACGGCGACCTCCTCCGCGCGTTCGTGGCCTTCGCCGACACCCTCAATTTCACGCACGCCGCGCGGCGCGTGGGGCTCTCGCAGCCGGCGCTCTTCGAGCGGGTGCGCCGGCTCGGCGACGAGCTCGGGGCGCCGCTCTACGAGCGCACCGGCAAGCAGATCCGCCTCACCGATCGCGGCCTGCGCGTGGCCGCGCACGCCCGCGACGCGGTCGCGCGGGCCGAGGCGTTCGCGCGGGATCTCCGCGGCGAGCCGCAGCGCGAGTCGGTCACGCTCGCCGCCGGCGAGGGCGCCTTCCTCTACCTGCTCGGCCCGGCCCTGGCGCGCTTCGCCGCCGAGGAGGCGAGCCTCCGCCTGCTCACGCTGGGCGCGCCGTCGGCCTGCGCGGCCGTGCGCGCGGGCGACGCGCACCTCGCGGTCGGCGTGCTCGATCTCGTGCCGCCCGAGCTCGTTGCGCGCGACGTGCTGCGCACGCCGCTCTGCGTGGCCATGCCGCGCCGCCACCGCCTCGCGCGCCGCCGCTCGCTGCGCCTCATGGATCTCGCGGGCGAGCGCCTCGTGCTGCCCCCCGCGGGCCGATCGCACCGCGATCTGATCGGCCGCGCCATCGCGCGCCTCGGCCACGAGGTCGATCCGCCCATCGAGGCCGACGGCTGGCCGCTCATGCTCCAGTTCGCGGCGCTCGGCCTCGGCGTCGCCGTGGTGAACGGCATCTGCGCGCCGCCGCGCGGGGTGATCCTGCGGCCCGTGCCCGAGCTGGGGACCGTGTGTTATCGGCTCGTCACCCGCCGCGGCGCCGAGCTGCCTCCGGCGGCCGAACGGCTGGCGGCGCGGATCGTGGAGATCGGCAAGGGCGCCGCGCGGGCGGGGTGATGGCCCGTCGGGGCGCGGAGCGGGCTAAGAACGCTCCACGGCGCTTCGCAGGAGCGCCACGGCGGCCTCTCGCAGGACCGGCCCGTCCACGCGCACGGCGGGCGAGGCGTTCGCAAGCACCTCGTGGCAGCGCACCGGCAGCGCCCGCCCGCCGAGCGCCGCGATGATGTCCTGCGTGCTGGCTGCGTAGACGATGCGGCTCACCCCCGCCCAGAACAACGCCCCCGAGCACATGGCGCAAGGCTCCCCGCTGGCGTACACGGTGCCACCCTCGAGCGCTTCCGGGCCGTGCGCCGCGGTCGCTTCACGGATCAACACCACCTCGGCGTGTGCGGTGCAGTCTCCCTGCCCAGCGTTGGCCGTGCGCCGCTGGTTGCTGCTCACCTGGAGCACCTGACCGCCTTGCACGAGCACCGCGCCGAACGGCATGTTGCCGGCGCGCAGGGCGTCGCTCGCGGCGTCCACGGCGAGCTGCATGAAGCCAACGTCCAGGGGGTCGCCTACTTGATGGGTCATGGTAAACCGACCTCACCGTTCACTGCACTCGAGCGCTGGATCACGCCTGCGGGCGCGCAGCGCGCAGGCGTCAGACGGATACGGAGCTGACCGACCGGGCGTGCCATGCCGCCCATCATGAGGTCGAGCCATGCGCGCGGCCGGCGAAGCACCTCGATCCGGAAGTCGCGCAGGAGCACGGTGAGCGCGATCCCCAGCATCGTATAGGCGAGCGTCCGGCCAGGACAGACGTGATGGCCGAGCCCGAACGCGCCAAACCGCCGATCCTTGACCGCGGGGCTCTGGAAGGCGTCCGTCTTCATGTCGCAATACCGCTCGGGCTCGTAGCGAGCCGGATCGTGGTAGAAGGACGAGTCGCCGTTGACGAGCCCCA
The DNA window shown above is from Sorangium aterium and carries:
- a CDS encoding ferritin-like domain-containing protein, whose amino-acid sequence is MNASNPVVLRDSHAWWEAVKKDPEALVAWLLDQYRGEATAAGRIEMLRDAFAEPGTRAHRILGVIAGQERRHAVWVGDLLTARGIEPKIGAKRERYWKETLDIVRNLETGCAVGAHSERMRLERIEVIAADPEAPPDVRAVFERILPEERFHARAFAELAGAEALAATQGAHDLGRRALGLAP
- a CDS encoding ABC transporter substrate-binding protein codes for the protein MKQLFKLLALVLAPLVIALSAQAAEKPSEIRVANPGVGVGNRPVVGGSAWSLLNLNSALESEFKSDGVPVRWNFLRGAGPAVNETYANGLTDFSLLGDLPSIIGRAGGLKTRILASGPKSNLYIAVPADSPIQSVKDLKGKRFAVFKGTCLQLSAARILEANGLSERDTRAINMDNATTKAALATKDVDAAIGGPDLLAQRDQGIVRIIYSTKGDPRYTCNSTIIGSDDFIRKYPEITKRVVRQYVLAAKWLADQEKDLSAAYRVWSRSGVPFAAFKEDWAGESVRDRDSPLVDAYVIARYKTSIADAKRLGLIRTTFDFEPWVDRSFLDQVLREEKLEGFWKPRTLP
- a CDS encoding nucleoside deaminase, with protein sequence MTHQVGDPLDVGFMQLAVDAASDALRAGNMPFGAVLVQGGQVLQVSSNQRRTANAGQGDCTAHAEVVLIREATAAHGPEALEGGTVYASGEPCAMCSGALFWAGVSRIVYAASTQDIIAALGGRALPVRCHEVLANASPAVRVDGPVLREAAVALLRSAVERS
- a CDS encoding ABC transporter substrate-binding protein, coding for MAPLRPIPAGLLRAALRAVHLFALLVSCGAAGCSRDDASRASAAGSGSEFETLELRYQGNNGTVSPIELAEDLGYLAPIRLHFVGSTVSGPQSVQAVVTGDTDFGGAFNGAIIKLIAAKAPIIAVAGYYGVDEQRQSGFYVLNDSPLRTARDLLDKTISMNTLGAHSEFMVKEFLSRGQLTPEEARRVTLLVIPPVNGEQLLREKQVDVATLGDIYRDRALERGGIRSLFSDYELYGKFTAGSYVMKTSFIKENPKTARRFVEATAKAIEWARDTPRETVVARCIALMKKRGRNEEDSAIKFWRSYGVAGKGGLITERDFQVWIDWMVKSGELKPGEIALSRVYTNELNPYANDQAAK
- a CDS encoding glycoside hydrolase family 15 protein encodes the protein MRNLGRTLLFAALGASLPLAGVARAATPSGVAPGSSSAGSWSQGSKDLFGAAYESYDEDLKYSARSDTAPISNVWFTGASGILTEVFWPTNDTPQTRDSQLLVTAADRGLFEERRDARRSVRWIERGVPAFRVITEDPGGRFRIEKIIFADPDRDVVLQRLRITRKVGGLRFFVLHNPSAGNTPLGDSAMASTGGVPGAGLFAWQGPFAQALVTSIRWRDATAGFSGTESDGYRDLQNHRTLTAHYRDAKDGDVVLTGELDLPLSPGVCELTLALGFGRDIDEAHRAAQASLGEDPDALLDRYRAQWRAYQASLRPLGSASPDLARLYRSSVAVMKSLEDRAHPGAFIASPSVPWGDVRLDRASAISPRTSSTITGGYHLVWPRDLSQIALALLAAGDTRSPVAAMRFMKGIQLSASDGTWDFGSLHVSKEGSFYQNTWSDGEPYWRGLELDQVAQPIDLCYHVVEERLVAAGACWDLARRAADFLVAFGPWTPLDRWEEVSGVSPSTLAFVCTALVHAAEIAGAMGDPEREARYRETAERWARQIDGWTFTTQGGTANGRYFVRVDGTGSPDAPRDPNDERRYVLRGRSWLERDIVDCGFLRLVVLGVRPALAANIADSLAACDAALRVEVPGVGPGFYRYVGDGYGFDPLSGERTGGMLWPILTGERAEYELARALEKPSSPAAARKRMRPYLDAMGRFATASQMLPEQVFDRGPRAGQPTGSAAPLGWAHAELVLALRAHDDATLFRRPMSSAGGAARGDATPRGTSAAPPLRD
- a CDS encoding polysaccharide deacetylase family protein; translated protein: MPTDRGCARRLATRRQQAVLAFIVACLAAVLLSPVHLTRRHPGALVVSIEFDDTLADQLSARSILAEHRMHATFFVNSGALDRPGYLTVAQLRALASDGHEIGGHTINHVRLPGLKVSEQRRQICDDRRALLALGFAVSDFAYPWGAHDSVSVELVRSCGYDSGRRAGGLAFPSCIVCPRAESIPPRDPTATRAPGSLSRSQGVSTIQAIIRSAQQDGGWIQLIFHHVCDACGKYSISRQDFSTLLDWLAEERDAGRLVVLTVRQVIHGEVPR
- a CDS encoding LysR family transcriptional regulator — encoded protein: MPSAGPILDGDLLRAFVAFADTLNFTHAARRVGLSQPALFERVRRLGDELGAPLYERTGKQIRLTDRGLRVAAHARDAVARAEAFARDLRGEPQRESVTLAAGEGAFLYLLGPALARFAAEEASLRLLTLGAPSACAAVRAGDAHLAVGVLDLVPPELVARDVLRTPLCVAMPRRHRLARRRSLRLMDLAGERLVLPPAGRSHRDLIGRAIARLGHEVDPPIEADGWPLMLQFAALGLGVAVVNGICAPPRGVILRPVPELGTVCYRLVTRRGAELPPAAERLAARIVEIGKGAARAG
- the nudC gene encoding NAD(+) diphosphatase; the encoded protein is MRVDEEVVVIVRGLEVVVERAGGLFLGRRDTIEAFADPPVFLGRFEGRGWYAARARPSVELPAELAFASVRSLFSELPEPTLHILGRALAGVEFAETHRYCGRCGTATQQDAAASDGRELSVGEQTRRCPSCGLSVHPRIAPAVIVLVERDDRVLLARSARFPPGRFSAVAGFVEIGESLEQAAAREVGEEVGVQIRDLKYFDSQPWPFGRSLMIGFSATYAGGALTPDGHEIVEADWFSREQLPDLPPKVSIARRLIDAFVQRSAPLS